The genomic stretch CGCGCGCTGGCCGCGTTCCTGGCGACGGAGCGCACGAAGGATCCAGTGCGCTTTCCGGATCTCTCGCTGTCGGTGGTGAAGCTGATGGGCGGCGGTGAGTACGCGGTGGAGCTGCCCGGCAAGGATCACGACGGCCACTTCGGCCTCGCGGTGCAGGACTACACGCACTCCACGGCGCCCAACCGGCGCTTCGCGGATCTGGTGACGCAGCGATTGATGAAGTCGTGCGAGCTCGGCGAGACGTCGCCCTACTCCATCGACGAGCTGGCGCAGATCGCGCAGCGCTGCACCGAGAAGGCGTCGGAGGCGCAGCGGGTGGAGCGGCGCATGCGCAAGGTGGCGGCGGCGCTCTTCCTCGCGGACCGCATCGGCCAGAATTTCGACGGCCTGGTCACCGGCGTGAACGAGAACGGCACCTTCGTGCGGCTGCTCGCGCCGCCGGCAGAAGGACGCGTCATCCGTGGCGAGCGTGGCATGGACGTGGGCGACAAGGTGAAGGTGAAGCTCGTCGCCACGAATCCGCAGAAGGGCTTCATCGACTTCGCGCGGGCCTAAGCGCCGAACAAGCCGCGGACGACCGCCGCGATCGCCAGCGGCGTCCCGATGAGCTCGTTGAAGTGGGGCAGGAGCGCATCCGAAAACGCGCGGGCCGTCGGAAAGCGCTCGTCCGGGTTGAGGCTGAGCGCCTTGTGCAGGAGCTCCGCGAGCGGCGGGAACACCTCGGGCCGCACCTCGGTCACCGGCCGCAGGTGCCCCGAGCGGATCTTGCGCGCGATCTCATCAGCCGTCGTGCCCGAGAACGGCCGCTCCAGCGTGAGCAGCTCGTAGAGCGTCACCGCGGCGGCCCAGAGATCGATGCTCGGGCCGAGCTTGCCGTCGAGCTGCTCGGGCGAGAGGTAGTACGCCTTGCCGAAGACCTTGTTCGGACCGCTCGCGCCCTCGAGCGAGCGCACCTTGGCGATGCCGAAGTCGCCCAGCTTGATCTCGCCCACCCGCGAGATGAACATGTTCGACGGCGACACGTCGCAGTGCACCACGTGCAGCGCCTTGCCGCTCGGCGCGGTGAGGTTGTGGGCGTAGTCGAGCGCGTCGAGGAGCGTCTTCACCAGGAACACGGCGAAGTCGATGGGCAGCTGGATGCGCCGCTGACGGCAGCGCGCGAGCACCTGGCCCAGGTCGCGCCCGTCGATGAAGTCCATGGCGATGAAGTAGGTGTCCTTCAGCACCCCAGCGTCGAGAACCTCGATCACGTTGGGGTGGTGCAGCATCCGCGAGAGATCCGACTCGTTGGTGAACAGCTCCACGTAGTGCGGATCCTTGGCGAGCTCGGGCATGAGCCGCTTGAGCGCCACGCGGCGGCCCGCAAACTTCCCCTCGTTGGCGGTGGCCCGATACACCTCGGCCATGCCGCCCTTGCCGATGAGTGCCTCGATCTCGTAGGGGCCGAACAGCGGCACGCGCGCTCCTTGTCCGCTCAGTGGCTGTCCACGCCGGCCGCCTTCTTGAGGGCGGCATAGCGGGGATCGGCGCGCAGCGAGGCCAGGTCCTGGTCGTCGTCCATGGCCGAGAAGTCGTGGAACTTGTTCTTGGCCGAGAGCTGCAAGAACTTGAAGGCGAGGTCCTTGCGGCCGGTGACCGCGTGGATGCAGGCCATGTTGTAGTACGCGTCGCCGAAGTCCGGATCGGTCTCGACGGCCTTTTGATAGGCCCTGATCGCGTCCGGGTACTCGTTGCGCATGTAGTGGGTCACGCCGATGCCGTTGTACGCCTCGGGCACGGGAGCGAGCGCCGCGGCCTTCTCGAACAGCTTGCGCGCCTGCTCGGGCTGGCCCACCTCGAGCTGCTTCTGGCCGTCGCCGAGCAGCTCCTGCACGCGCGCGAGCGTGGCCGGCGAGACCTTGGCGCGCGCGTCGGCGTGCGCGGGCGCGCCGGGGACGATCTTGCGCAGGGTCACGCCGCCCTTGCCGGGCGCCTTGGCGTGACACGCGTCGTTGCCGCGCTCCACGGCGCCCGAGAGCTGCGTGTTCGTGCCGTTGGCCATGAGCAGCGCCGAGAGCCACGACTCCTTGGCGGTGCACTGCGGGCCGTCGAGGCAGAGGCGAAGCTCGCCGGAGAACGTGCCGTCGAGGAGCGAGCCGTGCATCACCTCGGCGCCCTTCTGGAGCGCAGGGCAATCCGCGGCAGGCTCGGTGAGTTTGCCGATGACGCCGTCGCCGGTCTCGGTGACCTGCACGGTACCCATGGGCATGCGCCAGTTGCCCGCCACCGAGGCCGCGTACGCGAAGCCGGGTGCGAGACAGATGACAGCTGCCGCGAGGGGTCGAAGCACGGCCCCATGCTAGGTCACAAAGCACGGGAATGGGGAGCCGCACGCGGTGTTCCGGCAGCCGGAGGGAGCCATGCACGCACGCGCGCAAAGATGGATTCGGGAGGCGATCTCGCTGGCCGTGACGCTCAGCGTCGTCCTGGTGGGCCGGGCGGCGCTCGCGGACCAATACGTCGTCCCGTCGGGATCGATGGAGCCGACGGTCCAGGTGGGCGATCACGTCGTCGTTGCCAAGGCGAGCTACGGGATTCGCGTGCCGTTCACGGAGCAGTACCTGGTTCGCTTCCGGGCGCCGCAGCGGGGCGAGGTGGTGGTGCTCGACTCGCCCGAGGACGATCACGTGCTGCTCAAGCGCATCGCCGCGCTGCCGCGCGACGAGGTGGCCGTGCAGCATGGCGCGCTCATCGTGAACGGGGCGCAGGTGCCGTGGCGGCAGACGACGGATGGCGTGGAGGAGCTGAGCGACGCCGGCGCGCACCCGCTCGGGCTCGATCGCGGCGGCGGACCGGACTTCGGGCCCACGCGCGTGCCGGATGGGAAGCTGCTGGTGCTCGGCGATCACCGCGGCGATTCGCGAGATGGGCGGTACTTCGGATTCGTGGAGCAGCGAAGCGTGCTCGGGCACGCGCTGGGTGTGTTCTGGCGCGGCGGGCCGACGTGGCGAGGGTTGTAGAGCATGCGGCCGTTGGCGCTCGTCGTCGGCTGCTTGGTCGTGAGCGCGACGACCTGTGCAACCGTGCCATCGCTGGTTTTCTGCTCGAATGCACCGATCTCGGAGATCCTCTCGCCGAGCGGCGCGGCAAAGGCAATCGTCTTCCGTCGGCGCTGCTATTCAGACAGCTGGACCTCCGTTTCGATCGAAGCACGCGACGCGAGGCTTCCGATCTGGGATGGAAACGCCGGGACGTTCTTCTCGGGCTTCAACCATTACGACAGAATCCCGGACGTCCCCGCAGTGAGCTGGCTCGATCCGAATCGTCTTCGCATCGAGTACGACTGGCGCGATCAGCTTCGCGACAAGACTGACCACGCGCACGGGGTCGCCGTCGAATACGTCCCCATCGGCGCGCCGGGGCCGAACTCCTTCGTTGAGCCCGGAGGCCCGCATTCGGCTCCGCAGCCCGCTCCGAAACGCGAACGCTACTGGGAGATGCGACCTTCGCCACAACGATGCGGTGAGAAGAAGACCGAACCGACCGGCAAGCCGTTCATCTGACCCCGCGCGCGATGGCTCGCGCAGATGGACGGCCCAATTACGCGGATCGCCCCGCCCGGCGCCTTCCCACCCGCTCGGCGCGCTGCTATCACCGAACGCGATGCCCCCCTCGCTGCGCAGCCTCGCTGTGCTCGGCTTGCTGCTCGCGAGCGCTTGCCACGGCACCACCACCACCACCGACGCCGGTCCGCCCGCGCCGCTCGGGCCGCACCCGCTCTACGCCAGCGACGCCGGCGCGCCGGGAAATCCCTTCCCCGACGATCGCCTGGTGCTGAACGGCCAGCTCACCGTCCGCGACAACTTCTGGCAGGACTACCTGCCCCAGAGCTCGCAGACGCACACCATGGCCACGTTCCAGAGCGGGAACGCGCCCTCGCTGGCCACCGTCGCGGGACACGGGAACTCGGGCTTCACCCTGGTGCGCGTGTCGGACGCGCTCGATCCCGCGTCGCTCGCGGGCCACGTGTTCTTCGCCGAGAAGGTGAACGGCGCGTGGACGAAGGGCCCGGACGCCGTCGCCCAGTTCGTCGATCCGGGAAATGATAACTATTTTGTTGCAATTCGCGCTGCCACGCCGCTCGCCAATGGCCAGCCCGCTGCGCTCGTGCTCGCGAAGGGTTTGATGACCGCCGACGGCACCGCGCTGGTGCGCCCGCCGGACTTCGACACCGAGGCGAAGTCCGAGAGCGATCTCGCCCAGCTCGCGACCGCGCTCGGCCTCAATGCCAGCGACGTGCTGCTCAAGCTCGATCTCGCGGTGCAAGACTCGACGAAGGACGTCCTCCAGATCGCCGCCTGGGCCGGCCAGGACGCGCCGGTGAGCTACACGCTGCACACCGCCGATGGCGGCAACGATCTCCTCGCGCCGCTCGGCGTCTGGACCGGCCCCGACGTGAGCAACTGGAGCGCGTACCTGCGCAACGGCGACGCCAGCCGCGTCTCGCCCGATGCCGGCATCTCCGCGGTGGGCACCGTCGCGCTGGGCACCTTCGACAGCCACGACCTGCGCGACTTCGTCTACGACAGCGTGGGCAACGTGATCTCCGCCGGCTGGAAGCCCGACTGGATCGCCAACCCCGACGGCGCGCCCACCACGCCGCTGCACTTCGTGCTCACCCTGCCCACGCCCGACAAGAAGGTGAATGGCAAGTACCGGGTGATGATCGTGGCGCACGGCCTCGGCAGCCGGAACACCTTCGACACCAGCCCCAGCCGCGACACCCAGACGCTGGTGGGCGCGCTCGCGGTGCGCATGGCCGAGAACGGCATCGCCTGCATCGGCATCGACGACGTCGACCACGGCACGCGCGGCAACTACCTCCAGCTCTTCGACATGAACGACATCCGCACCACGCGCGAGAACTTCCGGCAGACCACCGCCGATCTCCTGCAGCTCTCGCGGCTGGTGCCCCAGCTCGACGTCGACGGCGACGGCCAACCCGACCTCGACGCCAGCGACATCGCCTTCTTCGGCAACTCGCTGGGCAGCATCGAGGGCGAGCCGTTCCTGGCCACCGACCACCGCGTGAAGTACGGCGTGCTCAACGTGCCCACCGGCGGCCTGGGCATGATGTTCCTCACCGACCAGCAGGCGCCCACGCTGCACTTCTTCGTGGGCGCGCTCATCGCCTCTGCGGCGGGCGTCGACATCGGCAAGCAGCCCGCGTTCGACCAGACGCTGCTCGTGTTCTCCAGCGAGGGCCAGACGGTGTTCGAGCCGGCGGATCCCTTCGACTACGCGGCGCTGCTCGCGCAGAAGCACGTGCTCGCGCAGGAGGGCGTGGGCGACAAGACGCTCCCCAACGTGAACACCGACGAGCTCTTCGCGGGCGCGCAGCTCGCCGAGGTGACCGCGCCGCTCGATGACGCGGCTGGCGTCTCCGGCTTCACGCGCGTCACGCCGAGCGACTACGGCATCACCGACCCGAGCTTCGATCCGCACAGCTCCTTCTTCTACATTCCGCAGGTGCAAGCACAGGCCGTCGACTTCCTGGTCTCGCACGGCACCTCGATCACGCCCATCCACCCATGAAATTTCTCCCGCCCCTCGCCTCCGCCGCGCTGCTCGTCTGCGGCTGCTCCACCCCCAAGGTCGCCGCCTCGGAGGCCTTCGGCCCCGAGCTCACCGTGCACACCGTGCCCGAGGGCGCCGAGATCTTCCGCGATGGCCGCAGCCTGGGCCTCGCACCCGTTAACGTTCCGGTTAAGTCGGCGGACGCGACCTTGAGCCTCGAGGCCCACCTCGGCGGCTACCAGCCCGCGAAGGCCACCCTCGACGCCAAGGATCTCCGCCAGCAAGGCGGCGGGGAGAGCTGGATGGCGCTCAAACCGGAGACCATGGGCACCGACGCCCCCGCCATCGATGCCACCAAGGCCGCCGACCTGGACAAGGGCGGCGTCGCGCTCAGCAAGGCCAAGCGCTGCAAGGAGGCGCTGCAGTTCTTTGGCCGGGCCATCGCCCTCGACGGCCGCTACCCCAAGGCCCGCCGCGACCGCGCCCACTGCTACGCCGCCCTGCACCAGTGGGACGCCGCGGCCACCGACCTCGAGGTCTACTTGAGCATCGTTCCCGATGCGCCCGATGCGCAGAAGGTTATCGAGGAGATCTCCAAGCTCCGCGGCGGCCGCGAGATGGACCTGGCGCCGGCCGAGCAGACCGGCGGCGGGAGCACGCACTGATGACCAAGAAGGTCAGCGTGGGCGCGGCCGACCTCAAGGAGGGCGAGCTGCGCGGCGTCGAGGTGGACAAGCGGATGATCCTCCTCGCGCGCGACGCGGGCCGCGTGCACGCCCTCGACAACTGGTGCAACCACGCCGGCTGCCTGCTCTCCGGCGGCCGCGTGGAGCGCAACCTGGTCATCTGCCCCTGCCACGAGGTGGGCTTCGAGCTGGCCACCGGCCGCGTGGCCACCTCGCCGCGGCTCTGCGACGATCAACAGCGATTCGCCGCCGAAGAGCGCGATGGTCAGATCTGGGTCGAGCTCCCCGACGACCCCTGAGGTGCCCGATGGGACACGAAGGCCACGACGATCACGATCACCCGCACCACCACGGGCACGGGCACGATCATCACCACCACGGGCACAAGCACGATCGCCACGACGTGCCGCACGAGCACCGCGAGCACGCGCAGGTGAGCGTGGCCGCCTGGGCCATCACCTGCTCCGATACGCGCACGCCCGCGGAGGACGAAAGCGGCAAGGTCCTGCGCGCCGAGCTGGAGAAGGCCGGGCACACCGTCGCCGGCCAGCAGATCGTGAAGGACGACGCGGCCGCGCTCCGCGCTGCCATCGAGCACGCGCTGGAGCACGGGGCGCGCGCCATCGTCATCTCCGGCGGAACGGGGATCGCGCGGCGCGACGTGGCCGTGGAGACCGTGGGCGCGCTCTTCGAGAAGGCGCTGCCTGGCTTCGGCGAGCTCTTCCGCATGCTCTCGTTCGAGGAGATCGGCTCGGCGGCGTGGCTGAGCCGCGCGGCTGCGGGCACGTATCGCGGCGCGCTGATCTTCGCCCTGCCCGGCTCGCCCAACGCCGTGCGCCTGGCGCTGCACAGGCTCATCCTCCCCGAGCTGGGCCATGCGGTGCGCGAGCTCTTGCGCTAGTCGTTGAGCGTGCTCTCCCCTGCGCGCGCCCGGGCGCTCGGCCCCCTGCTCGACCGCTTCCTCGCGGACTACGACCACCGCGCGCGCATCGCCTTCGATCCCATCGAGCTGCCGCACCGCTATCGCCGCCCGGAGGACGTGGAGGTGAGCGCGCTGCTCGCCTGCTCGCTCGCGTACGGCCGGGTGGATCTCTTCAAGCCCAAGCTCGAGCGCCTGCTCGCCAGCATGGGCGGGAGCCCGGCCGACTTTGCTGCCGCGTTCGATCCGAAGCGGCACCGCGCCGTGTTTGAAGGCTTCGTCTATCGCTTCAACCTCGCGAGCGACATCGCCCTGCTCGTGGCGGGGATGGGCGCGATGCTGCGCGAGCACGGCTCGCTGGGCGCGGCGTTCCGGCCCGACGTGCCGCTGCGTGACGCGCTCATCGATTTCACCGGCCGGCTGCGCAACCACCCGCGCGCCGCCATCGTGCGCGAGCTGGGGCCGGTGCGCGGGCTCGATCACCTGCTGCCCGACCCGGCCCGCGGCGGCTCGTGCAAGCGGCTGCTGCTCTTCCTGCGCTGGATGGCGCGCGGCCCCGACGGTGTGGACTTCGGGCTCTGGAAGCTGCCGACGTCGAGGCTCGTCATCCCGCTCGATACGCACATCGCCCGCATCAGCCGCCTGCTGGGGCTCACCGCGCGCAACGATCTCTCGTGGAAGACCGCCGCGGAGATCACCGCCTCGCTGGCCCTGCTCGATGCGAACGACCCCGTGAAGTACGACTTCGCGCTCTGTCACTACGGCATGAGCGGGGTGTGTCCGGCGCGGCCGGTGCGCGAGAACTGCCGGCGCTGCGCCCTGCGCGTGAGCTGCAAGGTCGGCCGACGCCTGCCCAACGCTCGCGCGAAGCTGGAGACGGCCCACCACCGGGGGTAGGCTGCACGTTGCAGCCTCACCTGGGAACCGGGCGGACGCGTGCTCATCGGCAAGGCCACGCCGCGCGATCGCGACTTCCTCGAAGAGCTCGCCGCCGAGGCGTTCCGGGCCTTCGGGAGCTACGGCAAGCTGCTTCGCGGCTGGAGCGACGAGCCCGGCGTGCACACCTACATCGCGCGGAGCGACCAGGAGCGCGTGGGCTTCGTGATGCTCGGCTTCTACTACTCCGACCACGACCGACGCGCGGTCTACGGCGACGTGCTCGCCATCGCCGTCTCGCCCACGCACCGCGGCCACGGCGTGGGCCGGCTCCTGCTGCGCCACGCGGTGGAGACGGCGTACCAGGCGCGGCGGACCTTGGATGTCCGCGAGGTGCGCTTGAGCGTGGCCGACACCAACACGCGCGCGCAGAAGCTCTTCCTGAGCGAGGGCTTCAGCGAGGGTGAAGAGGCGCGCGGCCGCTACGACGGCGGCCAGGAAGCGATCCGCATGGTGCTCAAGCTCGCGCCCGAGCGAATGCGGTGAGTTTAACGGAATCGTTAACTAGAACTGGCCCTGCATCGAGCTCTTGCCGGCCACGAGCCCGATCGCCGAGAGCGCCGCGAGCCCGCAGATGATGAAGCCGGTGAGCGCCCAGCCCGCCTCGCCGCGGCTGTCGAGGCGCAGCCCCAGCTCGGCCCAGGCCACCGCGTCGATCGCCGCGATCGGAACCATGAGCGGCAAGAGCCGTGACTTCCGCCACGTGGACACGTGGTAGCCCACCCACGCCTGGGCCATGCCGTTCACCAGCCCGCCGACCGCCACGGCGGCCAGCACCGCGCCGCCGAGGCCCAGGTGCTGCAGCACCGGCAAGCTCGCGCCAATCGTCGGATCGAGCGCCTGCACCAGGAGGATGACGCCGACCGTCGCCCACACCGCTGCGCGCAGCAGCTGCAGCACGGCCGAGAGGGAGAGGAACTTCTGCTGGAGCGTCGGCGAGGCCACGGCTACGTCCGCCGGAAGCGCTGGTGGACCTCGAGCACGATCTCGCCGTCCTGGAAGACGCGCACCGAGCCCGAGGTCTGCGAGACCGTGACCGCAATGGCCTTGGTCTCCTTGGTCATGGCCGCGCTGGCCGCGTGGCGCGAGCCCAGCCCGAGCGGAATCTTGATGTCCTCGCGGCTGGCCTGCAGGTAGCGACCCGCGGCCAGCACCACGCCGTCCTCGCGGATGATGAAGCCGCCGTCGAGCACCGCGAAGTTCTTGATGGCGTCGCGGATGCTCGGATCGAGCACGTTGCGGTCCGACTCGCTGATGCCCGCGAACGGATTGAGCGTGAGCTGCTTGCTGATCTCGAGGACGCGCGTCGAATCACCGATCACCATGATGGTGCCGATGGGGTGACCCTCGAAGCCCTCCTGGCCGATGGTGAGCGCCAGGTTGATGATGGCCTCGATGGCCTGCGAGTTGAATGCCTCGCCCAGGTTGAGGCCTGAGAGGTCGACCTGGTCCTCTTCGAAGCGCTGGCCGATGACGACCTTGATGAGCGTGTCGAGCACGCGTCCATCGGAGCGGCCGGTGATGCAGAGCACCGTCTCGCCTTCGACGAGGAGCCCCGCGGACACCGCGGCCACCAGCGCCACCTTCATCTTCTCGGTGCGCGCGTAGTCGTAGTGGGGCACGCGCACGCACGCGTACTTGGCGGCGTGGAGCTGTTTGATGAGCTTCTCGTCGGTGACACCGTAGATGAGCTTCTTCTTGATGGGCCGGCCGCGCATCTCCGCGGGCGAGAGCGGGTGGTCGCTCACGCAGAGCACGTGGTCCACGTCGGCCTTGGCCGCGAGCGTGAGCGCGCTGCGCAAGAACTCCCTGTCGAACTTGGTGGATTCGCCGGACACGATCAGAGCCTAGGTGGTGAAGGCGCGGGCCTCAAGATTCACACTCCGCGCGCTTCAGAAGGCCCGACCCTGCGCGCCGTCCACCGTGATGCAAGCGCCGGTCACCCAGCTCGCGCGCGGCGAGCACAAGAAGGTCACCGCCTCGGCGACCTCCTCCGGTTTGCCGAACCGCTTCCACGGCA from Deltaproteobacteria bacterium encodes the following:
- a CDS encoding serine/threonine protein kinase yields the protein MAEVYRATANEGKFAGRRVALKRLMPELAKDPHYVELFTNESDLSRMLHHPNVIEVLDAGVLKDTYFIAMDFIDGRDLGQVLARCRQRRIQLPIDFAVFLVKTLLDALDYAHNLTAPSGKALHVVHCDVSPSNMFISRVGEIKLGDFGIAKVRSLEGASGPNKVFGKAYYLSPEQLDGKLGPSIDLWAAAVTLYELLTLERPFSGTTADEIARKIRSGHLRPVTEVRPEVFPPLAELLHKALSLNPDERFPTARAFSDALLPHFNELIGTPLAIAAVVRGLFGA
- a CDS encoding tetratricopeptide repeat protein → MLRPLAAAVICLAPGFAYAASVAGNWRMPMGTVQVTETGDGVIGKLTEPAADCPALQKGAEVMHGSLLDGTFSGELRLCLDGPQCTAKESWLSALLMANGTNTQLSGAVERGNDACHAKAPGKGGVTLRKIVPGAPAHADARAKVSPATLARVQELLGDGQKQLEVGQPEQARKLFEKAAALAPVPEAYNGIGVTHYMRNEYPDAIRAYQKAVETDPDFGDAYYNMACIHAVTGRKDLAFKFLQLSAKNKFHDFSAMDDDQDLASLRADPRYAALKKAAGVDSH
- the lepB gene encoding signal peptidase I, which translates into the protein MHARAQRWIREAISLAVTLSVVLVGRAALADQYVVPSGSMEPTVQVGDHVVVAKASYGIRVPFTEQYLVRFRAPQRGEVVVLDSPEDDHVLLKRIAALPRDEVAVQHGALIVNGAQVPWRQTTDGVEELSDAGAHPLGLDRGGGPDFGPTRVPDGKLLVLGDHRGDSRDGRYFGFVEQRSVLGHALGVFWRGGPTWRGL
- a CDS encoding tetratricopeptide repeat protein; the protein is MKFLPPLASAALLVCGCSTPKVAASEAFGPELTVHTVPEGAEIFRDGRSLGLAPVNVPVKSADATLSLEAHLGGYQPAKATLDAKDLRQQGGGESWMALKPETMGTDAPAIDATKAADLDKGGVALSKAKRCKEALQFFGRAIALDGRYPKARRDRAHCYAALHQWDAAATDLEVYLSIVPDAPDAQKVIEEISKLRGGREMDLAPAEQTGGGSTH
- a CDS encoding Rieske 2Fe-2S domain-containing protein: MTKKVSVGAADLKEGELRGVEVDKRMILLARDAGRVHALDNWCNHAGCLLSGGRVERNLVICPCHEVGFELATGRVATSPRLCDDQQRFAAEERDGQIWVELPDDP
- a CDS encoding MogA/MoaB family molybdenum cofactor biosynthesis protein encodes the protein MGHEGHDDHDHPHHHGHGHDHHHHGHKHDRHDVPHEHREHAQVSVAAWAITCSDTRTPAEDESGKVLRAELEKAGHTVAGQQIVKDDAAALRAAIEHALEHGARAIVISGGTGIARRDVAVETVGALFEKALPGFGELFRMLSFEEIGSAAWLSRAAAGTYRGALIFALPGSPNAVRLALHRLILPELGHAVRELLR
- a CDS encoding TIGR02757 family protein, coding for MAFDPIELPHRYRRPEDVEVSALLACSLAYGRVDLFKPKLERLLASMGGSPADFAAAFDPKRHRAVFEGFVYRFNLASDIALLVAGMGAMLREHGSLGAAFRPDVPLRDALIDFTGRLRNHPRAAIVRELGPVRGLDHLLPDPARGGSCKRLLLFLRWMARGPDGVDFGLWKLPTSRLVIPLDTHIARISRLLGLTARNDLSWKTAAEITASLALLDANDPVKYDFALCHYGMSGVCPARPVRENCRRCALRVSCKVGRRLPNARAKLETAHHRG
- a CDS encoding GNAT family N-acetyltransferase — protein: MLIGKATPRDRDFLEELAAEAFRAFGSYGKLLRGWSDEPGVHTYIARSDQERVGFVMLGFYYSDHDRRAVYGDVLAIAVSPTHRGHGVGRLLLRHAVETAYQARRTLDVREVRLSVADTNTRAQKLFLSEGFSEGEEARGRYDGGQEAIRMVLKLAPERMR
- a CDS encoding DNA integrity scanning protein DisA nucleotide-binding domain protein, yielding MSGESTKFDREFLRSALTLAAKADVDHVLCVSDHPLSPAEMRGRPIKKKLIYGVTDEKLIKQLHAAKYACVRVPHYDYARTEKMKVALVAAVSAGLLVEGETVLCITGRSDGRVLDTLIKVVIGQRFEEDQVDLSGLNLGEAFNSQAIEAIINLALTIGQEGFEGHPIGTIMVIGDSTRVLEISKQLTLNPFAGISESDRNVLDPSIRDAIKNFAVLDGGFIIREDGVVLAAGRYLQASREDIKIPLGLGSRHAASAAMTKETKAIAVTVSQTSGSVRVFQDGEIVLEVHQRFRRT